A genomic region of Brevibacillus sp. JNUCC-41 contains the following coding sequences:
- a CDS encoding TIGR02530 family flagellar biosynthesis protein, giving the protein MIQSDFRQPFQIAVSTNEKLSISKHAQLRMSQRNLEIAPKTWNKIADKVNEAKKMGVTEFLIIIDNEALIVSTKNNKVITVMDRDVATSQIFTNINGTIIGWTWNRKPGLWNDGSSR; this is encoded by the coding sequence ATGATCCAAAGCGACTTTCGACAGCCTTTTCAAATTGCTGTCTCCACAAATGAAAAATTGAGCATTAGTAAACATGCTCAATTGCGGATGAGTCAACGGAATTTAGAAATAGCACCAAAAACCTGGAACAAAATAGCTGATAAAGTCAATGAGGCCAAAAAGATGGGTGTAACTGAATTTCTTATCATTATTGATAATGAGGCACTCATAGTAAGCACGAAAAACAACAAGGTCATTACGGTCATGGACAGGGATGTAGCAACATCACAAATCTTCACGAACATCAATGGAACCATAATAGGCTGGACCTGGAATAGGAAGCCTGGACTGTGGAATGACGGAAGCAGTCGATAA
- a CDS encoding flagellar hook protein FlgE, translating to MLRSMYSGISGLKNLQTKLDVIGNNVANVNTYGFKKSRVTFSDAMNQTVSGASAATANKGGTNSKQIGLGSTIATIDTIHTQSSLQTTGRDLDLGISGDGYFVVKQGDSLSYTRAGNFYLDDNGTLVNANGLKVQAYKVDANGKRSKTIGDVAVNVNAILPAIATTKISVSGNLAADAIDGTVFSQQMKVVDENGKEQTATIYFQKNGDDKWELFDEEPAALGDTSTTKPKPFTSVKFDANGQVVAADKTQAGQTINISSGKEDDSDTTVDESVQKVKLDFDFSNLTQVKGSTTALVNPDGNKEGKLESFNIGASGEINGVYSNGLITTLGQLAVAKFSNASGLTKTGGNTFQESINSGTANINIAGEGRGVIASGSLEMSNVDLSEEFTEMIVAQRGFQSNSRIITTSDEILQELVNLKR from the coding sequence ATGCTTCGTTCAATGTATTCGGGAATAAGCGGATTAAAAAACTTACAAACAAAATTGGATGTAATCGGTAATAACGTCGCCAATGTCAATACATATGGTTTCAAAAAAAGCCGTGTGACATTCAGCGATGCGATGAACCAAACGGTATCTGGTGCAAGTGCAGCAACAGCCAATAAAGGCGGAACCAATTCTAAACAAATTGGATTGGGCTCCACGATAGCTACAATCGATACGATCCATACACAGTCAAGCCTGCAAACCACCGGCCGCGATCTTGATTTAGGAATATCTGGTGATGGCTATTTTGTCGTCAAGCAAGGCGATTCACTTTCATATACACGTGCAGGAAACTTTTATCTGGATGATAACGGTACACTTGTCAACGCGAATGGATTGAAAGTACAGGCTTACAAGGTTGATGCAAACGGTAAACGATCAAAAACGATTGGCGACGTTGCTGTTAACGTCAATGCGATTTTACCTGCCATTGCCACTACTAAAATATCAGTAAGTGGAAATCTAGCTGCTGACGCAATTGATGGTACCGTATTTAGCCAGCAAATGAAAGTTGTGGATGAAAACGGAAAAGAACAAACGGCTACTATCTATTTTCAAAAAAACGGTGATGATAAATGGGAGCTTTTTGATGAAGAACCTGCTGCTTTGGGGGATACATCAACAACTAAACCAAAACCGTTCACTTCTGTGAAATTCGATGCAAATGGTCAGGTAGTGGCAGCCGATAAAACCCAGGCAGGACAAACGATTAACATTTCAAGCGGCAAAGAGGATGACTCGGATACAACAGTTGATGAAAGCGTGCAAAAAGTTAAGTTGGATTTTGACTTCTCCAACCTTACTCAAGTTAAAGGTTCCACTACAGCTCTTGTCAATCCAGATGGTAATAAAGAAGGAAAACTGGAAAGCTTCAATATTGGCGCATCAGGGGAAATAAATGGCGTTTATTCCAACGGTCTGATAACAACCTTAGGCCAACTGGCCGTCGCCAAGTTCTCCAATGCATCAGGCTTGACGAAAACGGGTGGTAACACTTTTCAGGAATCAATCAATTCAGGTACGGCAAACATCAATATCGCAGGTGAGGGGCGTGGAGTGATTGCATCAGGTTCATTGGAAATGTCCAATGTGGATTTATCCGAAGAGTTTACTGAAATGATCGTTGCACAACGTGGTTTCCAGTCGAATTCCAGAATCATCACGACGTCGGATGAAATTTTACAGGAATTAGTTAACTTAAAACGATAA
- a CDS encoding flagellar FlbD family protein: protein MIKVTRLNGKCFHINALYIDTVESLPDTTITFTNGKKIVVLEKEEELVGAIIQFYRTVNILGLRKDVEESS, encoded by the coding sequence ATTATCAAAGTCACAAGGCTCAATGGAAAATGCTTTCATATCAATGCATTGTACATAGACACAGTCGAGTCATTGCCAGATACGACCATTACTTTTACAAATGGTAAGAAAATCGTTGTGCTAGAGAAGGAAGAAGAACTGGTTGGAGCTATTATACAATTTTACCGTACCGTCAATATTCTCGGTTTGCGTAAGGATGTGGAGGAAAGTTCATGA
- the fliL gene encoding flagellar basal body-associated protein FliL codes for MKKNLMTIMLIILVAITLVGVIAVVVVTKLSDPTSAEGKPSIDEIVKSSVEIPEITTNLAGNDYIKISFMVQTENKKAKEELEKRNFQVKNIIITELSEMKAEELTGKKGKEKLQETLKTRMNELMEEGKVEKVYITSSILQ; via the coding sequence ATGAAAAAAAATCTAATGACTATTATGTTGATTATACTCGTGGCTATAACGCTTGTAGGTGTCATAGCAGTCGTGGTTGTGACAAAGTTATCTGATCCCACATCTGCCGAAGGTAAACCTAGCATTGACGAAATTGTCAAATCATCAGTTGAGATTCCTGAAATCACTACGAATCTTGCCGGCAATGATTATATCAAAATCTCTTTTATGGTCCAAACAGAAAACAAAAAAGCGAAAGAAGAGTTGGAAAAAAGAAATTTCCAAGTGAAAAATATAATTATAACCGAACTATCTGAAATGAAAGCGGAAGAGTTAACCGGTAAAAAAGGTAAGGAAAAGCTTCAAGAAACTTTGAAGACCAGAATGAATGAATTAATGGAAGAAGGAAAAGTTGAAAAGGTTTATATTACTTCCTCGATTCTGCAATAA